One stretch of Glycine soja cultivar W05 chromosome 7, ASM419377v2, whole genome shotgun sequence DNA includes these proteins:
- the LOC114419335 gene encoding probable xyloglucan endotransglucosylase/hydrolase protein 28 produces the protein MEGGHMGWFLFCCCFSLLFFHSSGSPRRNLPIIAFEDGYTPLFGDHNLAIHRDGKSVHLSLDERTGSGFVSHDLYLHGYFSASIKLPADYTAGVVVAFYMSNGEMFQNNHDEIDFEFLGNIRGKDWRIQTNVYGNGSTSIGREERYGLWFDPAEDFHQYSILWTDSKIIFYVDNVPIREVKRTESMGGDFPSKPMTMYATIWDASDWATNGGKYRVNYKYAPYVAEFSDLILHGCAVDPIEHVAKCESAQGSEKVPSGVTPVQITKMRNFRLKHMAYSYCYDTVRYKVPPPECVINHQEAERLRKFDPVTFGNGQRHRGKRHHHSSKGSQEEITASSF, from the exons ATGGAAGGGGGTCACATGGGGTGGTtcctcttctgttgttgtttttctctacttttttttcattcttctggGTCACCCAGAAGAAACTTGCCCATCATAGCCTTTGAGGATGGCTACACCCCCTTGTTTGGGGACCATAATTTGGCCATCCATAGAGATGGCAAATCAGTTCACCTTTCACTTGATGAAAGAAcag GTTCTGGATTTGTGTCTCATGACCTTTACCTTCACGGGTATTTCAGTGCCTCGATCAAGCTGCCTGCTGATTACACTGCTGGAGTTGTGGTTGCATTTTAT ATGTCAAATGGTGAAATGTTCCAGAACAACCATGATGAGATAGACTTTGAGTTTTTGGGGAACATTAGAGGCAAAGACTGGAGGATTCAGACAAATGTTTATGGCAATGGAAGCACCAGCATTGGTAGAGAGGAAAGATATGGCTTATGGTTTGATCCTGCTGAGGATTTCCATCAGTACAGTATTCTTTGGACAGATTCTAAGATCAT ATTTTATGTGGATAATGTTCCTATTAGGGAAGTTAAAAGAACAGAATCTATGGGAGGAGATTTCCCCTCAAAGCCAATGACCATGTATGCTACCATATGGGATGCATCTGATTGGGCAACCAATGGAGGCAAATACAGGGTAAATTACAAGTATGCACCCTATGTTGCTGAGTTCTCTGACCTGATCCTGCATGGTTGTGCAGTTGATCCCATAGAGCATGTGGCCAAGTGTGAAAGTGCCCAAGGTTCTGAGAAAGTTCCCTCTGGTGTCACCCCAGTACAAATAACCAAAATGAGAAACTTCAGGTTGAAGCACATGGCTTACTCTTACTGCTATGACACAGTTAGATACAAAGTCCCTCCACCAGAGTGTGTCATCAACCACCAAGAAGCTGAAAGGCTTAGAAAATTTGATCCCGTCACTTTCGGCAACGGCCAGCGCCACCGTGGGAAACGACACCACCATAGTAGTAAAGGAAGCCAGGAAGAGATTACTGCTTCTTCATTTTAA